In the Verrucomicrobiia bacterium genome, one interval contains:
- a CDS encoding CmpA/NrtA family ABC transporter substrate-binding protein, giving the protein MSRARVEILKRREPLRIGFLPVSDCAPLVYASTSGLFEKFDLEVQLQRESSWAQVRDKVIYGELDAAHAPATLPFLANLGLDSDPCACVSALVLSLQGNGIALSRCLWEEGVHDAPGLREQIYKLWRKRTYTFGVVFPFSTQEILLRQWLHSAGIVPDVEVRVVAIPPAQMFPTLKLGYIDGFCASEPWLSLAAQAGAGVCVTTSAQLAPMHPEKVLMLRQSFAAGRAEEHERLLAALLEACAFCELPQNREFLGDLLSDPQYVNAPAEWVQSGFGKAFEGAQSTSGLSIFHGAKANEPSDEKASWIMNNLYELLCQRGFIARSLGRTPVLKNIFRRDIFLRAQASLATGGSNARGAPQPLETLAGGAA; this is encoded by the coding sequence ATGAGTCGTGCCAGAGTAGAGATACTGAAGAGGAGGGAGCCGTTGCGGATTGGGTTTCTGCCGGTGAGCGATTGCGCCCCCTTGGTCTATGCCAGCACATCCGGCCTATTCGAGAAATTCGATTTGGAGGTACAGCTCCAGCGCGAGAGCAGTTGGGCGCAGGTGCGTGACAAAGTGATTTACGGCGAGCTGGATGCCGCCCATGCCCCTGCCACCCTGCCGTTCCTGGCCAACCTCGGCCTGGATTCCGACCCGTGCGCCTGCGTCAGCGCGCTGGTGCTCAGCCTGCAAGGCAACGGCATCGCCCTGTCTCGATGTCTTTGGGAAGAAGGTGTGCATGACGCACCCGGTTTGCGCGAACAAATCTATAAACTATGGCGCAAACGCACTTATACCTTCGGCGTGGTGTTCCCGTTTTCTACCCAGGAAATCCTCCTGCGCCAATGGTTGCACTCTGCGGGCATTGTCCCGGATGTCGAGGTCCGCGTGGTAGCCATCCCGCCAGCGCAGATGTTTCCGACATTGAAACTGGGATACATCGACGGGTTCTGCGCATCGGAACCGTGGCTGTCACTGGCCGCGCAGGCCGGCGCCGGCGTTTGCGTGACCACGAGCGCTCAACTGGCGCCCATGCACCCCGAAAAAGTCCTGATGCTCCGCCAGAGCTTCGCCGCTGGACGCGCTGAAGAGCATGAACGGTTGCTGGCAGCCCTGCTGGAGGCTTGCGCCTTTTGCGAGTTGCCACAGAACCGAGAGTTTCTGGGTGACCTGTTGTCGGACCCGCAATACGTGAATGCCCCCGCAGAATGGGTCCAGAGCGGGTTCGGGAAGGCCTTCGAGGGCGCTCAGTCCACGAGCGGCTTGAGCATCTTTCATGGCGCCAAAGCCAATGAACCCAGCGATGAGAAGGCCTCGTGGATAATGAACAATCTATACGAATTGCTTTGTCAACGCGGCTTCATCGCCAGGAGCCTCGGACGGACTCCTGTCCTGAAGAACATTTTCCGCCGTGACATATTCCTGCGCGCCCAGGCCAGCCTGGCAACCGGCGGGTCGAATGCGCGCGGCGCGCCTCAACCGCTTGAGACGCTGGCCGGGGGCGCTGCTTAA
- a CDS encoding RNA polymerase sigma factor, producing the protein MNRNDLDLDVAECLARVRKQDQDAARSLVEYLYPTVIRIVRGNLPRRAAEEDLAQEIFVKMFAKLDQFEGKVPVEHWVSRIAVNHCLNAIRAQMARPEWRMADLSEEQAAALETVISPDAEDADPAHLLGVRELVNKLLEALGPEDRLLMRMLEMEDRSVDEIQQVTGWSSVAIRVRAFRARRRLNKAFRSLKGEAHL; encoded by the coding sequence ATGAATAGAAACGACTTGGATTTGGACGTTGCAGAGTGCCTGGCGCGAGTGCGCAAGCAAGACCAGGATGCCGCCCGCTCGCTGGTGGAATACCTGTATCCAACGGTGATCCGAATCGTGCGCGGTAATCTGCCGCGGCGAGCGGCTGAAGAAGATTTGGCGCAGGAAATTTTTGTGAAAATGTTTGCGAAACTGGATCAGTTTGAAGGCAAAGTGCCTGTGGAGCACTGGGTCTCTCGCATTGCCGTTAATCATTGTCTGAATGCCATCCGTGCTCAAATGGCCCGCCCGGAATGGCGGATGGCGGACTTATCTGAAGAGCAAGCAGCGGCTCTTGAGACAGTGATAAGCCCGGACGCGGAGGATGCAGACCCTGCCCATTTGCTCGGTGTCCGCGAACTGGTCAACAAGCTGCTTGAGGCTTTGGGGCCCGAGGATCGCCTCCTAATGCGCATGCTGGAAATGGAGGACCGCTCGGTGGACGAGATTCAGCAGGTGACCGGTTGGTCCTCCGTGGCTATCCGGGTGCGAGCTTTCAGGGCACGACGCCGGTTGAACAAGGCCTTTAGAAGCCTGAAAGGAGAAGCGCATTTATGA
- a CDS encoding elongation factor G, with product MKEYHAADIRNFAIVGHASAGKTMLSEAMLATAGVINRMGTIAGGSTVSDYHDSEQHRQISVSTTLMHLEWLGKKFNLLDSPGYADFISEGLGALRVSDFALIVVHANHGVGVGTDAVWKYATQLGIPKMIVINAFDKEEVDFEKALAQIREHFGSRIFPLMLPVNPGPGFNQVLDVPRSEIISYAGDKSGKFTEATATGAWADRVKELHGQLIELIAESDDALMEKFFDQGGLSEEEMRAGLHAAIQKQVFTPLFVTSAENNIGVARLMDLIAKYGSSPVDRPKAPAEDADGNEIELGLNDPDPVLYIFKTMSEAQFGELSFFRVYSGSVKFGSELYNTDRRTTEKIGQIYLLNGKTRTSVPTLKAGDIGAVVKLKDTQTVNTLCATKKPVSLAKVDYPKPNIHAALKSSGKGEEDKIASGLAALHHEDPTFLYMVDSELRQTILSAQGELHLEVIADKLRKRYNVHVELIEPRVRYRETIKGRGDSKYRHKKQTGGAGQFAEVWMKIEPKPRDTGVEFTQSLSGQNVDRVFVPSVEKGVMKACEEGILAGYRVVDVKIDFYDGKMHPVDSKDIAFQIAGYFGFKEAFTMARPCLLEPIHLVEIRIPEDCMGKVMGDLSSRRGKIQGMDMEGGFQLIKAHVPAKELYRYSSTLRSLTGGRGVHSESFNHYEEMPREAEQRVIEESKRAKLQPTAE from the coding sequence ATGAAAGAATACCATGCTGCTGATATTCGCAACTTCGCCATCGTCGGCCATGCCTCTGCGGGAAAAACCATGCTCAGTGAAGCCATGCTGGCCACGGCCGGCGTCATCAACCGCATGGGGACCATTGCGGGGGGATCGACCGTCTCGGATTATCATGACAGCGAGCAGCATCGGCAAATCTCCGTTTCCACCACGCTCATGCACCTGGAATGGCTCGGGAAGAAGTTCAACCTCCTGGATTCGCCCGGCTACGCCGACTTCATCAGTGAGGGCCTTGGGGCGCTGCGGGTAAGCGATTTTGCGTTGATTGTGGTGCACGCCAATCACGGAGTGGGCGTTGGCACTGATGCGGTGTGGAAATATGCAACCCAGCTTGGCATCCCCAAGATGATCGTCATCAACGCATTCGATAAGGAAGAGGTTGATTTCGAAAAGGCCCTGGCCCAAATCCGCGAGCATTTTGGCAGCCGCATTTTCCCCCTGATGCTTCCGGTCAATCCAGGGCCTGGTTTCAACCAGGTGCTGGATGTGCCGCGCAGCGAAATCATCTCTTACGCCGGCGATAAGAGCGGCAAGTTCACCGAAGCCACCGCCACCGGGGCTTGGGCTGACCGCGTTAAGGAACTGCACGGGCAACTCATCGAGCTCATTGCCGAATCGGATGATGCGTTAATGGAGAAATTCTTCGATCAAGGGGGGCTTTCGGAAGAGGAAATGCGGGCCGGGCTGCACGCGGCCATTCAGAAGCAGGTGTTCACTCCGCTCTTCGTCACCTCGGCGGAAAATAATATCGGCGTGGCGCGCCTGATGGACCTCATCGCCAAATACGGCTCTTCACCTGTGGACCGGCCCAAAGCCCCCGCCGAAGACGCCGACGGCAACGAAATCGAACTCGGCCTCAATGACCCTGACCCCGTCCTCTACATATTTAAAACGATGAGCGAGGCGCAATTCGGCGAACTCTCTTTTTTCCGGGTGTACTCGGGCTCGGTAAAATTTGGCAGCGAACTGTACAACACCGACCGCCGCACCACGGAGAAGATCGGCCAAATTTATCTCCTGAACGGCAAAACCCGGACCAGCGTGCCCACACTCAAAGCAGGAGACATCGGCGCGGTCGTCAAGCTCAAGGACACCCAGACAGTCAACACTTTATGCGCGACAAAAAAGCCGGTCTCCCTTGCCAAAGTCGATTACCCCAAACCCAACATCCATGCCGCCCTCAAGAGCAGCGGCAAGGGTGAAGAGGACAAAATCGCCTCCGGCCTGGCGGCGCTGCATCACGAAGACCCAACCTTTCTGTACATGGTCGATTCGGAATTGCGCCAGACGATCCTTTCGGCTCAAGGCGAGCTGCACCTGGAAGTGATCGCGGATAAATTACGCAAACGCTATAACGTCCATGTCGAACTCATCGAACCGCGCGTGCGCTACCGCGAAACCATCAAGGGCCGCGGCGACTCGAAGTACCGGCACAAAAAACAGACCGGGGGCGCCGGCCAGTTCGCCGAAGTTTGGATGAAGATCGAACCTAAACCGCGCGATACCGGAGTCGAGTTCACTCAAAGCCTTTCCGGGCAGAACGTGGATCGGGTCTTTGTGCCCTCAGTTGAAAAAGGGGTAATGAAGGCCTGCGAGGAAGGCATCCTGGCCGGTTACCGCGTGGTCGATGTGAAGATCGATTTCTACGATGGCAAGATGCACCCGGTCGATTCCAAGGACATCGCTTTCCAGATCGCGGGCTATTTTGGGTTCAAAGAGGCCTTCACCATGGCCCGCCCCTGCCTGCTCGAACCCATTCACCTGGTCGAAATCCGCATCCCGGAAGATTGCATGGGCAAGGTGATGGGCGACCTGTCGAGCCGTCGCGGGAAAATCCAGGGCATGGATATGGAGGGGGGATTTCAGTTAATCAAAGCTCATGTGCCGGCCAAAGAACTCTACCGCTACTCGAGCACATTGCGCTCCCTGACCGGCGGGCGCGGGGTGCACTCGGAAAGCTTCAATCACTACGAAGAGATGCCCCGAGAGGCCGAGCAGCGGGTGATTGAAGAGAGCAAACGCGCCAAACTGCAGCCGACCGCAGAGTGA
- a CDS encoding DUF5696 domain-containing protein gives MNTIQRLAQTLGLAECVFAALTTCEAGSSPQTASLETPFVRFTVSHVDGTCEIVDKKAHVTWRSDAKHPHFGWVRLSFHEEPYRAQLKRCDLHSLGTELIASFQPFDSRPWSKFNVSVRALPDQRTLEISYQEDDELQVESVSLLDTVFSVANSQNGYVVVPVREGLLVPADSGVSFTNRFDTYAYEGCHMAMLGAVQNGAATLLTWSDPYVAAELRSVVDRSNPDMPGQRLSPALVLTGSARSFRVQFLGKGDYVTIAKAYRQVAREKGLLTTWEQKLKGHPERAKLFGAANFKLWSALDRRMNEQSTQQESVRTNWTFAEAAQVAEHLKNDLKLDKVLFTLGGWIHRGYDNQHPDILPAAPECGGDAAFADCARRVLKLGYLFCLHDNYQDIYRDSPSWNEGLIMKTEDHQLAHGGHWAGGMAYLICSRMAVGLAQRPQNLPGVKQLSDANSYFIDTTYAAGLQECYDPAHALTRGDDMKWKQALSDYARQVFGVFGSEDGREWAIPHSDFFEGLTGVSGHPYHDANLQAKLGASVVPLFDLVYRDCIAIYGKYGYDPNRAAEYVLRHISIGRPLNYHSVPPHLYWLRGSGREAPTPSSGAPDPAVFTRAENGWASGLHPLDRFVKNTCEILSPLNELTARSQMSQHEFLTPDRKVQRTVFGQGATAVEVVVNMSTNAFEYPQKSGVVVLPPYGFLVQSPTFVAFHALSWGGVRYDAPAMFTLRSLDKHPLNRSRKVRVFHAFGSDQVRVGKLTHSVPTEMVLGFGS, from the coding sequence ATGAATACAATCCAACGCCTGGCCCAAACGCTTGGGCTCGCCGAGTGCGTGTTTGCGGCCTTGACGACCTGCGAAGCAGGAAGTTCGCCGCAAACGGCATCTCTTGAAACACCCTTCGTTCGTTTCACTGTCTCGCATGTCGATGGCACGTGTGAAATTGTCGATAAGAAAGCGCACGTCACCTGGCGCTCGGATGCCAAGCACCCCCACTTCGGCTGGGTGCGGCTGAGCTTTCATGAGGAACCCTATCGCGCTCAACTCAAGCGGTGCGACTTGCATTCGCTGGGGACCGAGCTGATTGCCTCGTTCCAGCCGTTCGATTCCAGGCCATGGTCGAAGTTTAATGTGAGCGTGCGCGCGTTGCCGGACCAGAGAACGCTTGAAATCAGTTACCAGGAAGACGACGAACTGCAGGTTGAGAGCGTTTCGCTGCTCGACACCGTGTTCAGCGTGGCCAACTCGCAAAACGGTTACGTCGTGGTGCCGGTGCGCGAAGGGTTGCTGGTCCCCGCCGACAGCGGTGTCAGTTTTACAAACCGGTTCGATACCTACGCTTACGAAGGCTGCCACATGGCCATGCTGGGCGCGGTGCAAAATGGCGCGGCAACGCTCTTGACGTGGAGTGATCCCTATGTCGCGGCGGAATTGCGCAGCGTGGTTGATAGGAGCAATCCAGACATGCCAGGCCAGCGCCTTTCACCCGCTCTGGTGCTGACCGGCTCGGCGCGCAGCTTCCGTGTTCAGTTCCTTGGCAAAGGCGATTACGTGACGATTGCCAAGGCCTATCGGCAGGTCGCGCGAGAGAAGGGCTTGCTGACCACTTGGGAGCAAAAACTCAAGGGTCACCCCGAGCGGGCGAAGCTTTTCGGGGCTGCGAATTTCAAGTTGTGGAGCGCGCTGGACCGCCGCATGAACGAGCAAAGCACCCAGCAAGAATCTGTTCGCACCAATTGGACTTTTGCCGAAGCGGCGCAAGTGGCCGAGCACCTCAAAAACGATCTCAAGCTCGACAAGGTGCTCTTCACGCTGGGCGGGTGGATTCATCGCGGCTACGACAACCAGCACCCGGACATCCTGCCCGCCGCCCCGGAGTGCGGCGGCGACGCCGCGTTTGCCGACTGCGCCCGGCGCGTCCTGAAGCTTGGCTACCTGTTTTGTCTGCACGATAATTACCAGGACATCTACCGCGACTCACCTTCCTGGAATGAAGGGCTTATCATGAAAACCGAGGACCACCAGCTTGCCCACGGCGGCCACTGGGCCGGCGGAATGGCCTATTTAATCTGTTCCAGAATGGCCGTTGGCCTTGCGCAACGTCCTCAGAATTTGCCCGGTGTGAAGCAGCTTTCGGATGCCAATTCCTATTTCATCGACACAACCTATGCCGCTGGTCTGCAGGAATGCTATGACCCGGCCCATGCCCTCACCCGCGGGGATGATATGAAATGGAAACAGGCCCTCTCCGATTATGCGCGGCAGGTTTTTGGGGTTTTTGGCAGCGAGGATGGGCGCGAGTGGGCCATTCCGCACAGCGACTTTTTCGAGGGGCTGACCGGCGTCAGCGGCCATCCTTACCATGACGCGAATTTGCAGGCGAAGCTGGGGGCCTCTGTTGTGCCTTTGTTCGATTTGGTTTATCGGGATTGCATCGCGATCTACGGCAAATATGGCTACGACCCGAACCGGGCTGCGGAATATGTTCTGCGCCATATCAGCATCGGGCGCCCGCTCAATTATCACTCAGTCCCACCCCATTTATATTGGCTGCGGGGGTCTGGCCGGGAAGCTCCCACCCCTTCTTCAGGCGCGCCTGACCCGGCGGTGTTCACGCGGGCCGAAAACGGCTGGGCATCCGGACTCCACCCCCTGGACCGCTTCGTTAAAAACACCTGCGAAATCCTATCTCCTCTCAACGAATTGACCGCCCGGAGCCAAATGTCCCAGCATGAGTTTCTCACACCCGATCGGAAGGTGCAGAGAACCGTGTTTGGGCAGGGCGCCACTGCGGTCGAGGTAGTGGTCAATATGAGCACTAATGCGTTCGAATATCCCCAGAAGAGCGGCGTCGTGGTCCTCCCGCCATACGGGTTCTTGGTGCAATCACCAACGTTCGTTGCGTTTCATGCGTTGAGTTGGGGCGGGGTGAGGTACGATGCGCCCGCCATGTTTACGTTGCGAAGCCTCGACAAACACCCTTTAAATCGCTCGCGCAAAGTGCGCGTCTTTCATGCCTTTGGAAGCGACCAAGTACGGGTCGGCAAACTTACTCATTCGGTGCCGACTGAAATGGTTCTCGGGTTCGGCAGTTAG
- a CDS encoding ATP-binding protein: MARRNLVLYSLLASVWALVVVWQAEEHYRVREAAKTNLSNRSKDIANTVSACLRGMRFRSGAVLQERIVPVLDELVNGRTNELVKSSELLALVLLNASNESVAEAGRPIDLSQQDIAQQGERWGQRTVVFVHPVDLGTMSPEGATNPTVILPPIPRDFHPGPPPSSHPDPAAKTQIETNIASAHPHPPPFRRGEPRRPPWLRNLSDEEYQSLMEKRALHGLAIAMSTESFDAASTRDLYLRSIIVLLATVSALGTGVAWRSLMKSSDLQIRLVRASELNTHLKEMNLAAAGLAHETRNPLNIIRGLAQMISKQPETSPEIAKKSHEIVDEADKVAAQLNEFINYSRPREVRRASLVLNSVVNEVVRTLSYDLEEKKITLQVQGDSLQIEADEQLLRQALFNLLLNAVQAVNGAGNIQIVASRKSAAEAALEVRDNGPGVPPERRAEIFKPYFTTQKTGTGLGLAVVQQIVLAHGWEIECLPNQPQGAIFRITHLKIAQG; encoded by the coding sequence TTGGCTCGGCGCAATTTGGTTCTCTACTCGTTGCTTGCCTCCGTTTGGGCGCTGGTGGTGGTGTGGCAGGCCGAGGAACATTATCGCGTCCGGGAGGCCGCCAAAACCAATCTAAGCAATCGTTCCAAAGATATAGCCAACACGGTCAGCGCTTGTCTGCGGGGAATGCGTTTTCGCAGCGGGGCGGTGCTCCAGGAGCGGATAGTGCCGGTGCTGGATGAACTAGTCAATGGACGCACCAATGAATTGGTCAAGTCCAGCGAACTGCTCGCCCTGGTGCTGCTCAATGCCAGCAATGAATCGGTTGCCGAGGCAGGCAGGCCAATTGACCTCAGCCAACAGGACATTGCCCAGCAAGGCGAGCGCTGGGGGCAGCGCACCGTGGTTTTTGTCCACCCGGTTGATCTAGGCACCATGAGCCCGGAAGGGGCCACTAATCCGACAGTCATTCTCCCTCCGATTCCCCGCGATTTCCATCCCGGCCCACCGCCCTCTTCGCACCCTGACCCAGCAGCCAAAACTCAAATCGAGACAAATATCGCCTCGGCTCATCCCCATCCCCCACCGTTTCGGCGTGGCGAGCCCCGCAGGCCACCGTGGCTGCGGAATCTCAGCGACGAGGAGTATCAGTCACTCATGGAAAAGCGCGCCTTGCACGGGTTGGCGATTGCGATGTCCACCGAATCGTTCGATGCAGCTTCCACACGTGACCTCTATCTGCGCAGCATCATCGTGCTGCTGGCCACCGTCTCGGCGCTGGGCACAGGGGTTGCCTGGCGCAGCCTCATGAAATCCTCCGATCTCCAAATCCGGCTGGTTCGCGCCAGCGAACTGAACACCCACCTCAAAGAGATGAATCTCGCCGCCGCCGGCCTGGCCCATGAAACGCGCAATCCATTGAACATCATCCGCGGCCTGGCTCAGATGATCTCCAAACAGCCTGAGACTTCGCCAGAGATAGCCAAAAAGTCCCACGAAATTGTGGATGAGGCCGACAAAGTGGCCGCGCAACTCAATGAGTTTATCAATTATTCCAGGCCGCGTGAAGTACGCCGCGCGTCCCTGGTCCTCAACTCCGTAGTCAACGAGGTGGTCCGCACGTTGAGTTATGACCTGGAAGAGAAAAAAATTACGTTGCAGGTCCAGGGCGATTCGCTGCAGATTGAAGCGGACGAACAACTCCTGCGCCAGGCCCTGTTCAACCTGCTGCTCAATGCCGTGCAGGCTGTCAACGGCGCGGGCAACATCCAAATCGTTGCTTCCCGCAAGAGCGCCGCCGAAGCCGCCTTGGAGGTGCGTGACAACGGACCCGGGGTGCCCCCGGAGCGCCGTGCCGAAATCTTCAAGCCTTACTTCACTACGCAGAAGACCGGAACAGGTTTGGGCCTGGCTGTCGTACAACAGATTGTCCTTGCCCATGGCTGGGAAATCGAGTGCCTGCCCAACCAACCTCAAGGGGCTATCTTCCGCATCACTCATCTCAAGATCGCCCAGGGATAG
- a CDS encoding secretin N-terminal domain-containing protein — protein sequence MKPLILFVLSTALASLATAQSNTPSTNLAAPPAGPTNQAATAQPDTTATAAPATVPASEAATNAAAPPITSENGTNGLRINFHGAPLNLVLDYLSDAAGFIINKTADVHGTVEVWSKQPVTKDEAVDLLSSVLSKNGYAIVRNGRILTIMPMDTAKTSSQLEVVSGSDPNSVPDSDEMETRIIPVHYASATQLVPNLEILLPTSATLTANESANTLLLVATKSDIKRMLKIVQALDTSIATVSTIKVRQLQYADAKDTATLITQIFSPQSSSQTGGQGNRGGPNFGGPGGGGPGGFFRAMAQAAASANTRGNTAGAHVVAVADDRSNSVVISAPPDMITTIDEMLDQIDRQVSDETELRVFRLANADPSEMADQLSQLFPDETSSNNNNNNQNVPFFFRGRFAGANNNNAANTSDRARKMGKVLAVPDPRTASVIVTASKTLMPQIAAMIAELDSSKGKREVVSYFELQNADPQDVYRNLQDLFNRSTVHMQNNNNNNSLMGQNNPLTLRETTGNQQSTIGTSLMRSGVGAGGGAGVGGLGR from the coding sequence ATGAAACCACTAATCCTCTTTGTACTCTCAACCGCCTTGGCCAGCTTGGCGACCGCGCAATCCAACACCCCTTCAACCAACCTGGCCGCGCCACCAGCCGGCCCCACAAACCAAGCCGCCACTGCTCAGCCGGACACCACAGCCACAGCCGCGCCGGCCACAGTCCCGGCATCAGAGGCCGCTACGAACGCCGCGGCGCCGCCCATCACCTCCGAAAACGGGACCAACGGTTTGCGCATCAACTTCCATGGCGCCCCGCTCAACTTGGTGCTGGATTACCTCAGCGATGCCGCCGGGTTTATCATCAACAAAACCGCCGATGTTCATGGTACCGTCGAGGTCTGGAGCAAGCAGCCAGTCACCAAAGACGAAGCCGTTGATTTGCTCAGCTCGGTGCTTTCCAAAAACGGTTACGCCATTGTCCGCAACGGGCGCATCCTGACGATCATGCCCATGGACACCGCAAAGACTTCTTCGCAACTTGAGGTGGTTAGCGGAAGCGACCCCAATAGCGTGCCCGATTCCGATGAGATGGAGACCCGGATAATTCCGGTGCATTACGCCAGCGCGACCCAACTGGTCCCGAATTTGGAGATTCTGTTGCCAACCAGCGCCACGCTGACCGCCAATGAGAGCGCCAACACGCTGTTGCTGGTGGCCACCAAGAGCGACATCAAGCGCATGCTCAAAATCGTCCAGGCCCTCGACACCTCGATTGCCACTGTCTCCACCATCAAAGTCAGGCAACTGCAATACGCCGACGCGAAAGATACCGCCACTTTGATTACCCAAATCTTCTCCCCGCAAAGCTCCAGCCAGACTGGCGGCCAGGGCAACCGCGGCGGCCCCAATTTCGGCGGCCCCGGCGGTGGCGGTCCAGGCGGCTTCTTCCGCGCCATGGCTCAGGCGGCCGCCAGTGCCAACACACGTGGCAACACCGCCGGCGCCCATGTCGTGGCCGTTGCCGATGATCGCTCCAATTCCGTCGTTATCAGCGCCCCGCCCGATATGATAACCACCATTGACGAAATGCTCGATCAAATTGACCGGCAAGTCTCCGATGAAACCGAGTTGCGCGTCTTTCGCCTTGCCAATGCGGACCCCTCCGAGATGGCCGACCAGCTTTCCCAGTTGTTCCCCGACGAGACCAGTTCCAACAACAATAATAATAACCAAAACGTGCCCTTCTTTTTCCGAGGCCGATTCGCCGGCGCCAATAACAATAACGCAGCCAACACCAGCGACCGCGCCCGAAAAATGGGCAAGGTGCTTGCGGTTCCGGACCCGCGCACCGCTTCCGTCATCGTCACCGCCTCCAAGACCCTCATGCCGCAGATAGCCGCCATGATTGCCGAATTGGACTCGAGCAAAGGCAAAAGAGAGGTGGTCAGCTATTTCGAGTTGCAGAACGCCGACCCGCAGGATGTTTATCGCAACCTGCAGGACCTCTTCAACCGCAGCACGGTCCACATGCAAAACAACAACAACAACAACTCACTGATGGGCCAAAATAACCCGCTGACCTTGCGTGAGACCACCGGCAACCAGCAATCCACCATCGGCACGAGCTTAATGCGCTCCGGCGTGGGCGCCGGCGGCGGCGCCGGTGTCGGCGGGTTGGGCCGGTAA